The Anticarsia gemmatalis isolate Benzon Research Colony breed Stoneville strain chromosome 29, ilAntGemm2 primary, whole genome shotgun sequence genome window below encodes:
- the LOC142985349 gene encoding uncharacterized protein LOC142985349, which translates to MNSWNCCRTCLGCQSLNPIFPLPEHNEKYTEVILQATGIKIEINDQLPQELCTTCINFINNSYKFRKKCEENQQALLNRVNNKLFEIKIESNLFNTEDHVTIDISDLVNDLKPFNDNEEHFADSVENNDTTDIVFESRVEDIVEKPLEIDYKDKKSKKSEEKIVKKSLKPKKEGTEKKERVREEIECEYCHKILSSKLSLRNHYKIHTGFDVVCEHCGKKFITRRLLLMHCKAKHGYEKTDKCSYCDYRASNAEQVKIHERLHTGEKPYVCGSCGAGFHRKSSYLQHVAIHLPDKTVQCDQCPARFKSVTLMRIHKNRHRAPQYSFKCVVCDNKFARRRNVARHLQRIHGVAPRSEHIHRLKIP; encoded by the exons ATGAATTCATGGAATTGCTGCCGAACATGTTTAGGATGTCAATCTTTAAATCCTATATTTCCTTTGCCTGaacataatgaaaaatataccgAAGTTATTTTGCAAGCTACAGGGATTAAG ATAGAAATAAACGATCAACTGCCGCAAGAACTTTGCACAACTTGTatcaactttataaataattcatacaaaTTTCGTAAAAAATGTGAAGAGAACCAACAAGCATTACTAAATCGTGTTAACAATAAActctttgaaattaaaatagaatCTAACTTATTTAACACTGAAGATCACGTAACGATCGACATATCAGACTTGGTCAATGATTTGAAACCTTTCAACGATAACGAAGAACATTTCGCTGATTCTGTTGAGAATAACGATACTACTGATATTGTATTTGAATCAAGAGTGGAAGATATCGTTGAAAAACCTTTAGAAATTGATTATAAagataagaaaagtaaaaaaagtgaGGAAAAGATTGTTAAAAAGAGTTTAAAACCTAAGAAAGAAGGTACAGAGAAGAAAGAGCGGGTTCGAGAAGAGATAGAATGTGAatattgtcataaaatattaagttctaAGCTTTCGTTAcgaaatcattataaaatacatacaggATTTGATGTGGTGTGTGAG cACTGTGGCAAAAAGTTTATAACCAGAAGACTTCTGCTTATGCACTGTAAAGCTAAGCATGGTTATGAGAAGACAGACAAATGTTCCTACTGTGACTACCGGGCATCAAATGCTGAACAAGTAAAG ATCCATGAGCGCCTCCACACAGGCGAGAAGCCCTATGTTTGCGGGTCCTGCGGCGCCGGCTTCCATCGCAAGAGCAGTTATCTACAACATGTTGCTATTCACCTCCCTGATAAAACAGTACAG tgCGACCAATGCCCGGCGAGATTCAAATCCGTGACCCTGATGCGTATCCACAAGAACCGTCACCGCGCGCCGCAGTACTCGTTCAAGTGCGTGGTGTGCGACAACAAGTTCGCGCGGAGACGGAACGTGGCGCGCCACCTGCAGCGGATACACGGAGTCGCGCCGCGGAGCGAGCATATACACCGGCTCAAGATACCCTAG